A window of Panicum virgatum strain AP13 chromosome 8K, P.virgatum_v5, whole genome shotgun sequence contains these coding sequences:
- the LOC120646247 gene encoding berberine bridge enzyme-like Cyn d 4: MADSSETMALAVAILCCFLCGNAFLTSSASPDSFLQCLSAMLPSELVYQQSSSGFTSVLESSVQNPKFLTNTTVRPLCIVTASSVPHVQAAVRCGRWHGVRLRVRSGGHDYEGLSYRSVRPEVFAVLDLARLRGVRVVPGEASAWADAGATLGELYYAVGTANPGFLFPGGVCATVGVSGFVSGGGIGLTMRKYGVGGDNVLDARIVNADGDVLDRAAMGEDLFWAIRGGGGESFGVVVAWRLKLSRVPPTVTVANNLRTMEQGVADLLAKWETTILAPSLPADLTIRVALQERHALFQTLYLGRCSDLIRTVGGVFPELGMTAADCNEMSWLRAMAFIYFGNTGTPAEGLLNRTNSLGTYFKSKSDYVRRAVGRAGWESLFQQQLSRNGNMLMILEPHGGAVGGGNTNATSPYPHRRGVLFNIQYGSMWWGEANGTAAAAALGWLDGLYAFMGQYATSNPREAFANYRDLDLGQNVVGRDGVSSYSSGRVWAERYFMGNYRRLAAVKAMVDPSDYFRNEQSIPPLPKTLRH, translated from the coding sequence ATGGCAGATTCTTCCGAAACAATGGCACTAGCTGTGGCCATCCTGTGCTGCTTCCTGTGCGGCAACGCCTTCCTCACTTCATCAGCCTCCCCCGATTCCTTCCTCCAATGCCTCTCGGCGATGCTGCCGAGCGAGCTGGTGTACCAGCAGAGCTCGAGCGGCTTCACGTCCGTGCTGGAGTCCTCCGTGCAGAACCCCAAGTTCCTGACCAACACCACGGTGCGGCCGCTGTGCATCGTCACGGCGTCCAGCGTCCCCCACGTCCAGGCCGCCGTGCGCTGCGGCCGCTGGCACGGCGTGCGCCTCCGCGTGCGCAGCGGCGGGCACGACTACGAGGGCCTCTCCTACCGCTCCGTCCGGCCGGAGGTGTTCGCGGTGCTCGACCTCGCCAGGCTCCGCGGCGTGCGTGTCGTGCCCGGGGAGGCCAGCGCGTGGGCGGACGCCGGCGCGACGCTGGGCGAGCTCTACTACGCCGTCGGCACGGCTAACCCGGGGTTCCTGTTCCCGGGCGGCGTGTGCGCGACGGTCGGCGTCAGCGGCTtcgtcagcggcggcggcatcggcctGACGATGCGCAAGTACGGCGTCGGGGGCGACAACGTCCTCGACGCCAGGATCGTGAACGCCGACGGCGACGTCCTCGACCGGGCCGCCATGGGGGAGGACCTCTTCTGGGccatccgcggcggcggcggcgagagcttCGGCGTCGTGGTGGCGTGGCGGCTGAAGCTCTCCCGGGTCCCGCCGACGGTGACGGTGGCCAACAACCTCCGCACGATGGAGCAGGGCGTCGCCGACCTCCTCGCCAAGTGGGAGACGACCATcctcgccccctccctcccggcgGACCTCACCATCCGGGTCGCCCTGCAGGAGCGGCACGCCTTGTTCCAGACCCTCTACCTCGGGCGGTGCTCCGACCTCATCCGCACGGTGGGCGGCGTCTTCCCGGAGCTCGGCATGACGGCGGCCGACTGCAACGAGATGAGCTGGCTGCGCGCCATGGCGTTCATCTACTTCGGCAACACCGGCACGCCGGCGGAGGGTCTCCTCAACCGGACCAACTCCCTGGGCACCTACTTCAAGAGCAAGTCCGACTACGTGCGCCGCGCCGTCGGCCGGGCCGGCTGGGAGAGCCTGTTCCAGCAGCAGCTCTCCCGGAACGGCAACATGCTCATGATCCTGGAgccgcacggcggcgcggtcggcggcggcaacACGAACGCCACCTCGCCGTACCCGCACCGCCGCGGCGTGCTGTTCAACATCCAGTACGGGTCCATGTGGTGGGGCGAGGCcaacggcacggcggcggcggcggcgctcgggtggCTCGACGGCCTCTACGCGTTCATGGGGCAGTACGCGACCAGCAACCCCAGGGAAGCCTTCGCCAACTACCGCGACCTGGACCTCGGCCAGAACGTCGTCGGCCGGGACGGCGTGTCGTCGTACTCGAGCGGGAGGGTGTGGGCGGAGAGGTACTTCATGGGGAACTACCGTCGGCTGGCGGCGGTGAAGGCGATGGTGGATCCCAGCGACTACTTCAGGAACGAGCAGAGCATCCCACCACTGCCAAAGACTTTAAGACATTAG